One stretch of Lucilia cuprina isolate Lc7/37 chromosome 6, ASM2204524v1, whole genome shotgun sequence DNA includes these proteins:
- the LOC111681410 gene encoding ATP synthase subunit alpha, mitochondrial — translation MSMISARLASSVARSLPKAAQQVACKAAYPAATLAARKLHVSSTQRSAEISSILEERIMGVAPKADLEETGRVLSIGDGIARVYGLNNIQADEMVEFSSGLKGMALNLEPDNVGVVVFGNDKLIKQGDIVKRTGAIVDVPVGDELLGRVVDALGNAIDGKGAINTKDRFRVGIKAPGIIPRVSVREPMQTGIKAVDSLVPIGRGQRELIIGDRQTGKTALAIDTIINQKRFNDGQDESKKLYCIYVAIGQKRSTVAQIVKRLTDAGAMDYSVIVSATASDAAPLQYLAPYSGCAMGEYFRDKGKHALIIYDDLSKQAVAYRQMSLLLRRPPGREAYPGDVFYLHSRLLERAAKMSPAMGGGSLTALPVIETQAGDVSAYIPTNVISITDGQIFLETELFYKGIRPAINVGLSVSRVGSAAQTKAMKQVAGSMKLELAQYREVAAFAQFGSDLDAATQQLLNRGVRLTELLKQGQYVPMSIEDQVAVIYCGVRGHLDKMDPSKITKFEKEFLQHIKTSEQALLNQIAQEGKISEAADAKLKEVVTKFLSTFQA, via the exons atgtcGATGATTTCTGCTCGTTTGGCCTCATCTGTGGCCCGTTCTTTGCCCAAGGCTGCCCAACag GTCGCTTGCAAAGCCGCTTACCCCGCTGCCACTCTAGCTGCACGTAAACTCCATGTCTCCAGCACACAACGTAGCGCTGAAATCTCTTCCATTTTGGAAGAACGCATTATGGGTGTTGCCCCCAAGGCTGATTTGGAAGAGACTGGCCGTGTGTTGAGCATTGGTGATGGTATCGCTCGTGTTTATGGCTTAAATAACATCCAAGCCGATGAGATGGTAGAATTCTCTTCTGGTTTGAAGGGTATGGCCTTGAATTTGGAACCCGATAACGTTGGTGTTGTCGTCTTCGGTAACGATAAATTGATCAAACAAGGTGATATTGTCAAGCGTACCGGTGCTATTGTCGACGTTCCCGTCGGTGATGAATTGTTGGGACGTGTCGTTGATGCTTTGGGTAATGCTATTGATGGTAAGGGTGCCATCAACACCAAGGATCGTTTCCGTGTCGGTATTAAGGCTCCCGGTATCATTCCTCGTGTATCTGTACGCGAACCTATGCAAACTGGTATTAAGGCTGTCGATTCTTTGGTACCCATTGGTCGTGGTCAACGTGAATTGATCATTGGTGATCGTCAAACTGG TAAAACCGCCTTGGCTATCGATACCATTATCAACCAAAAGCGTTTCAATGATGGTCAAGATGAATCCAAGAAATTGTACTGTATCTACGTTGCCATCGGTCAGAAGCGTTCCACTGTTGCCCAAATTGTCAAGCGTTTGACTGATGCCGGTGCCATGGACTACTCTGTCATTGTCTCTGCTACCGCTTCTGATGCCGCTCCCTTGCAATACTTGGCTCCCTATTCCGGTTGCGCTATGGGTGAATACTTCCGTGACAAGGGCAAACACGCTTTGATCATCTATGACGATTTGTCCAAACAAGCCGTTGCCTACCGTCAAATGTCCTTGTTGTTGCGTCGTCCCCCAGGTCGTGAAGCCTACCCCGGTGATGTATTCTACTTGCACTCCCGTTTGTTGGAACGTGCCGCCAAGATGTCCCCTGCCATGGGTGGTGGCTCTTTGACTGCCTTGCCCGTCATTGAAACCCAAGCCGGTGATGTATCCGCTTACATTCCAACCAATGTAATTTCCATCACTGACGGTCAAATCTTCTTGGAAACTGAATTGTTCTACAAGGGTATCCGTCCCGCCATTAACGTCGGTTTGTCTGTATCCCGTGTCGGTTCTGCTGCCCAAACCAAGGCCATGAAACAGGTCGCTGGTTCCATGAAATTGGAATTGGCCCAATACCGTGAAGTCGCTGCCTTCGCCCAATTCGGTTCCGATTTGGATGCTGCCACCCAACAATTGTTGAACCGTGGTGTTCGTTTGACTGAATTGTTGAAACAAGGTCAATACGTACCCATGTCCATTGAAGATCAA GTTGCTGTCATCTACTGCGGTGTCCGCGGTCACTTGGATAAGATGGATCCCTCCAAGATCACCAAGTTCGAAAAGGAATTCTTGCAACACATCAAGACCTCCGAACAAGCCCTCTTGAACCAAATTGCCCAAGAAGGTAAAATTTCTGAAGCTGCCGATGCTAAATTGAAGGAAGTTGTCACCAAATTCTTGTCCACCTTCCAAGCTTAA